The genomic interval GACCGCTGTCCTGCGGGGTGGACGAAGGCACATCCTACGATTTCATCACCCAGGCACTGGGCAATTTCCATGCAAGGAAGTCATTCCATGTCAGACTGCCTGGAGGAGAGCTCCGATCGGAAGGCACCTTGGTCATGGGCGTTCTGAACGTGACCCCGGACTCATTCTCCGACGGAGGAAGATACCTGAAGAAGGAAGCGGCGGTGAAACGGGCATTCCAGATGGCGGAGGAGGGCGCTGACATCATCGACGTCGGAGGGGAGTCCACCCGCCCGGGCGCGGCGGAAACGAGCCAGAAAGAGGAGAAGGCGAGGGTGCTTCCGGTGCTCAGAGACATCATCCCTTCGCTCGACGTGCCCGTCTCCATCGATACCAGGCATCCCGTCGTGGCGGAGGCGGCAGCCAAGCTGGGCGTGAGCATGATCAACGACGTCAGTGGTCTGCGCGATGCGCGAATGGTCAGAGTGGCCATTGAGCACGAGCTTCCGGTCGTGCTCATGCATATGCTTGGTGACCCCAAGACCATGCAGCTCTCCCCTGACTACCAGGACGTGGTGGGTGATATTCTTCTCTTCTTCCAGGAAAGGATCGACGTCGCCAAGAAGGGAGGCTTGGACGAGAGACAGATAGTACTGGACCCTGGCATCGGCTTCGGCAAGACGGTCGGGCACAACCTGGAGATCCTCAGGCGCCTGCCGGAGTACCGCAGCCTAGGTCATCCACTTCTGATCGGCGCTTCGCGAAAGTCGTTCATCCGCAAGATCTTGGGTGAGGATGAGGCGAGCTTGCTACAGGGAAGCCTCGCGACAGCGGCCGCGGCGGCTATGAATGGAGCGAGCATCATTCGAGCGCATGACGTTCAAGAGACGAAACAGGTGCTGCGCATGATAGACGCCGTCCAAGGTGTCTAATCAGACGGCGAAAACGGTCACCATCGCCATTAGCACCATGATGACGACCACCACGGCGAAGAAGATCCAGGAGCGGCGGGTGCTGTCCTTCATCCGTTTCTGGTAGGTCGCCTTGCATTCCTCGGAGCAGTACTCCTCCCCTTCGGGCACGGGATTGTCGCACTGGATGCAATGCGTGTGCGGCGGCAGCCTCTCTGGCATCGCCTTTCGGAAGCGCTTGGATTTACTTAACCCCTTGCTCGAGGGAGATCAGCTCGCTTCGCTTGAGGAGATGCCACGTGCCACCGTGGCTGCGATACCCAGCTTCAAGGCATCCACTAGGATGAAAGGAATCACACCGAGGGCTATGGCTTGGATCGGGCCCATGCCCCAGAAGAGGCAGAGCCAACTCGCCCCGCAAAGATATATCGCTCCCAGGCCAAGGCTCATCACCACGCTTATGCCCGTCAAGCTCCAAACCCTCTTGCTGGATGCGAGATGCCCGACGATGGCGGCGGCGAGCACGAAACCGAAAAGGTAGCCAGAGGTGATGCCTGTGAAAGCCGCGATCCCCTGGAATCCGCTGAACCAGCCGAAGGTCGCTCCCAGGCCCAGGTACATGCCCATGCTGATCGGTGCGAACCTGCCCAAGAGGAAGCCGGAGAGGAGCACGATGAGCACTTGGCCGGTGAAGGGCACGGGCGTGAACGGCAACTGCAGTCTTATCTGCGCAGCCAAGGCGGTCAGTAGTGCCACCAGGAGGGACGCGGCGAGCTTCTCCGCCAAGCTGGCCTCATGCCTCCATCGCAGAAGGACCAGGGCTACGTCCCGGCGCTTGTGCACGAGCTCGGTGCGGACCGACATCGGCAGGAGGAAGGCGCCGCTCCTTGATAAAAATTGTCACGGACCCCCTCTTCACGCTCCTTCGCCGCCCATAGGACGCCCTTGAATGCCACTGTCTGGCAGACTGGGACAATGGTTTTATAAGTATGTCGCCAGAAAACCCACGAACTTCAGTCGTGGGATGAATGGCGATAAAGTTCAAATGCCCGAATGACCGTGGCGTACACATCGCTCCATCGGGCACGGGACTGGCAACGGTCTGCGGGAAAGGCATTTGAACGCTCCTGATGGAGTAGGCCGCCGTGGCAGATGCCACCCTGCCTTGCAGGCAGGAGTCAGCCGACCAAATGTAGCGTGCTGTGACACCTTGGATAAGATCGAGCATAGTTACAAGCCCATGATCTTGATCGTGGGTAGCTGACCTATCAGCCAAAGGAGTTCACCCTCATGTGGAAGATACTAGGCGAGGAGACGCTCCTGCCCGAGGCGGGGGACGTTTGGAGGAAGAGACTAGTGGAGCTCTCCCTGCGCAAGAAGGACCGGGAGCGGTTCTTGAAGCTGCTGAAGGCGGCGGACATCCGCGTGGTGCTGGACGGCGTCCGCGAGGTGTGGATGTTCATCATCAACTTGCCGGAGGGCTCGAGCCGGGAGGACCTGGAGTTCGTGCGGGACTTCTTGATCAAGATCAACAAGGGAGCGGGCGCTCCGCTCATGGAACTGGATGGTGAGGCACAAAAGGTTTCGATCGCCGTCACTAGCGAGGAGTACTCAGACGACTACTCCCTCAGGCGAACACTTCGAACGGAGATGAAGGCGGAAGAGGACGGGAAGAAGCGATAGTGGGTCGGAGAATCTGAACGCCATTGAATAGCATTATCTCCGGTGGCGGCATTGTCGGAAGCGGATGCTTCGGCTCTATTTCCTCGGCGGCGAGGACCTGCAGGAAAGGAATTCAAAGGAGATCGACCAGCAAGCCTTCCAAGAGGCCGGTGGGTCGCCTTCCGTTTTGGTGTTCCCTTGGACATCCAAGACGACGGCGCGCGAGGACAAGTATCGCTGGCTCATGGTGGAGTACTTCAAGGAGCTGGGTGCGAGAGCCGTGCGCTTCGTGGAGGTCTCGCTTCCTTACACCGAGATGGTGCAGTTAGTGGAGCAGTCCGACCTCATCTATCTGCCCGGCGGCGACACCAGGCTGCTTCTCGATCGGATGCGCAACACCGGCGCGGCCCACCTCATCCGCGTCTATGACAAGGTCATCCTAGGCAATTCGGCGGGGGCGCTGGCGCTCTGCAAGGAGTTCGTGCTCCGGCCCGAGGTAGAAGGAGGGCGATTGAGCATCGGCAGCGGCCTGGGCCTGGTCGATTTCAGTGTGGCGGTGCACTACGAACCTTCCCAAGATCAAGAACTGGAGGGACTTTCAACGGACCGGCACATCTTCGCCATTCCGGAGGGAGGGGCGCTGGTCTTCGGTGAATGCAGCATCTGTCTTTTTGGAGAAGTGGTCATGTTCCAGGACGGTAGCAAGGCCTAGCCTGACCATGTGTAAAAGTGAAGAAGGGGGCGCTTGGACCCGGTCAAGGCTGCCGGTTCTGCGGCGGTTGGTATTGTTGGTCCTGTGG from Methanomassiliicoccales archaeon carries:
- a CDS encoding biotin transporter BioY, which translates into the protein MSVRTELVHKRRDVALVLLRWRHEASLAEKLAASLLVALLTALAAQIRLQLPFTPVPFTGQVLIVLLSGFLLGRFAPISMGMYLGLGATFGWFSGFQGIAAFTGITSGYLFGFVLAAAIVGHLASSKRVWSLTGISVVMSLGLGAIYLCGASWLCLFWGMGPIQAIALGVIPFILVDALKLGIAATVARGISSSEAS
- a CDS encoding DUF2116 family Zn-ribbon domain-containing protein, translating into MPERLPPHTHCIQCDNPVPEGEEYCSEECKATYQKRMKDSTRRSWIFFAVVVVIMVLMAMVTVFAV
- a CDS encoding Type 1 glutamine amidotransferase-like domain-containing protein yields the protein MLRLYFLGGEDLQERNSKEIDQQAFQEAGGSPSVLVFPWTSKTTAREDKYRWLMVEYFKELGARAVRFVEVSLPYTEMVQLVEQSDLIYLPGGDTRLLLDRMRNTGAAHLIRVYDKVILGNSAGALALCKEFVLRPEVEGGRLSIGSGLGLVDFSVAVHYEPSQDQELEGLSTDRHIFAIPEGGALVFGECSICLFGEVVMFQDGSKA
- the folP gene encoding dihydropteroate synthase gives rise to the protein MIVRVRVYSSMLEAQAEWRRFAVQPPVERAEDLWQSIFLYAEARSEEELEKVAFLTEELGGDVATCHSENLKRIMLVFESGLLRPLSCGVDEGTSYDFITQALGNFHARKSFHVRLPGGELRSEGTLVMGVLNVTPDSFSDGGRYLKKEAAVKRAFQMAEEGADIIDVGGESTRPGAAETSQKEEKARVLPVLRDIIPSLDVPVSIDTRHPVVAEAAAKLGVSMINDVSGLRDARMVRVAIEHELPVVLMHMLGDPKTMQLSPDYQDVVGDILLFFQERIDVAKKGGLDERQIVLDPGIGFGKTVGHNLEILRRLPEYRSLGHPLLIGASRKSFIRKILGEDEASLLQGSLATAAAAAMNGASIIRAHDVQETKQVLRMIDAVQGV